In Microbulbifer elongatus, the DNA window GGCGCTGACACGGGACAGTGACAGTTTGCCCATCGCCATGGGCTCGCTATCGATCGCCACTTCAATCAGTCCCCAGGTATAAGGGCCCAGGGCACTGGTGCGCGCTTCCAGCATCTGTTCCAGATAGCGGTCCTGTTGCTGGAAGTGCTGGGGACGCAGAAACATCCCCTCGCTCCAGATCACCTTATTATTCGCCGACATACATTTTCCCTGTTGCGGCGCGAAGCGCGTGCCTCGCGATATGATCAATTAAAAAATCAGCGTTTGCCTGACTGCTGTAATTTCCGCAGTTTCTCGTACTCCGCGCTGGAGATGGTTACGGTCTTGTCTTTATCCGCACCGTTGGCAGCGGCACGCTGACGCATATTCAATGCTTCCGTTGATGCGATGCGCGTACCGGCCAGGGTTATCGCATAATCATTTTTGCGGTGATCGGTAATCGGCAACAGCATCAGTGCATCGGCACGCTGGTATTGCACAAACTCGGCAAGCAGACCCACGTACTTGACGTCGGGCGTGAGCGGCAGTTCCTCAATTCGCTGTTCACCGGGTGCGAACTCTTTGAGAATGACGGTATCAATCAGGTCCTTGCCAAGACGGGACTCCGCGTTCTCATACAGGTTCAGAAATTCCTCTCGGGAGAACTGTCGATCATCCGCGAGCATAAACACACGCACCACCACCGGCGACGCGCGACCATCGCTATCCGGATTGACGTCCGACTGCACATCCAGATTCAACGCGACGCTGGTATCGAAGTTCAGGGTACGGCGAGTGGTTTGACAGGCGGACACTGCTATTGCAAGCAGAACCACCAGCAAAAAATGTACGATTTTCTGGGCTTTCACGGCTTACTCCGTTATTTTTTGCGAACATTTCCCGGGAGCACTGGCTTCCCGGCCTATATCGACTAGAGATACCTCAGTTGAAACACGGTTATTTATTGAGATTGCGCGCATTCTTCAGCTCGGAGAGCTGGCTCTCATAAGTCGTCGCGAATTCCTCGCCGAACAAACGTCGGTAACAGTTCTCCGGGTCACCGACCAGCTGACGATATGCGTCGACATAATTTTCCCAATTACGGGCGCTTTTACTGGAAAAAACCCCACTCTGTTTGCCACCCCGGCGCTCGATATTTTCCGGGCTGAAGTATTTCAACATGGCCTCATAACCTGCGCGCATTCCCGACAGAACCGCCACCTGATGATCGGACAGGTCGTCAAAACTATCGCGCACGGCCTCTACCGGGGTCATAAAGGCACCGGTGCCTGCGAACATGGCTCCCAGCGCGTCTTTTGCGGTGGCACTGAATTTGAGTGGATTATTGGCTTCGGTCTGAATCATGGTGCGCTGTACGCGCAGTTCATTCTTGATACTGGTGCGGGCACGTAGCAGATCGATAAGCCGCGCCACGGACTCCTCGACAATCGCCGCCGCCTGCGTATCCAGTTGCGCCAGCTGCTCCCCCTGTAACTGAAGCCCCAGTTGCTGGGCCATGGATGAGGCCGTCGTCGATGGTGTCGACTGAACCTGCGGCGCAGGCGGAGCGAGAGTCTCACCAGCCGGGGGGGTGGCGGGAGCGACCGCCGGCTGACTGAATTGCTGAGAGGCCTGGGCGAATCCGTGGGTCGGCGGCACTGGCGTAGCGCCAGCCACCTCCAACCCCGGGAAAGTGGGCGGTGCATGCTGCGGTTCGGCCGGCGCATCAGGTACCGGGGCGGCGTCCAGACCACCGAAACCAGGAGCGCCGCTTACCTGATCTCCGGCTACTTCCGAGAAGGATTCGGCAAAGGGGTTGTCCACAGGGGGCTGAGCCGGCGGCATGGGGGCCTGCGGCGCGCTTTCTGACACCGGCTGTGGCACCGGCTGCGGGGGCTGCCGCTCCTGTGAAGGCGGTGGCTGAGGGGCTTCCACGGGCTGCTGCTGTGCGCGGAACTGCATGGCATGATTGTGTGCAGGGGCATGGTCCTGTTCGCTGCCGTCTTTCCACCAGGCGTCGTCGTCGCCCCACTGACTGGCTGGCGCCGGACTCGGCGCAGCCGCAAAGTCACTCAACGGGTCAAACCCACTGTTGCTGATACCGCTCACCAACCCATCCGGAGCGCCGCTATTGCTGCGGTTCAGCACTTGCAGCGGATCGGTCGGTGTACTCTGCCCGAGAAGGCTATCAAACCCATCTCCAGCAAGCCCGCTGGCCGGTGCATCGGTGCCACCGCCTGCCAGGTACCCCCATTCACCGCTCTGATTATTCTGCGCGCTGGTGCCGGGCTCCAGCCAGCTATCCAGCTCCTCGGCTTCCTTGTTACTTTGCATTTTTGCCGCAGCCGCGGGACTGAACGTGGTGCGATCCGCGTTATCGAGGAAATCCGCATCACCCAGTCCTTTGGGCAGATTGCTGTCTGCCTTGGGTTGCCGTACCGACACTTTAAGCTGGTAATCACCCAGACTGATCACATCGCCGTCCGCCAGTGGAATACGCTTTCCCTTGCCAAGCGGATCCGCAGATTGATTGTGGTAGGTGCCATTGGTGCTCTGATCCACCAGGAAATAGCGGTTGTCTGCAAACTGAATCTCACCGTGCCGGGAGGAAACAACACGCTGCGGATCGGGCAGTACCCAATCATTGCTGTCCGCACGGCCGAAACTTCCCCCCTCCCGGGTGAACAATTTGGTGTGCTTGAGCATGTTGGCCCCTTCGGGGTCGGCGACAACAGAAAGCAAAAGATCCATGACGTTCAGGCTCGCACGTTGGTTGACCACGGCTGTTGGCAATGCCGCGGTACATGAGGGTGGGGAATACCGGCGGAAAGGTGCGCGGCAAAATTGGCACCGGACGGACGCAGCATCATTGCCAGGCGCCTCGCAGAGTGGTACCCGCCAGTGACTGCAGTCGCGGTAAAACGATCTCGTCACGCCCCTGTACGGAGCGCAGGGCGCTCAACCCGGCCGCATTGAAACGCGCGGCGGCTCTGTCGGTCATCCAGGCTTCAGCACAGGGAGTGAGCCATTCACCGTGCGGTAACTTGCGCAGATGCACCGGTAATCCCGTGTACTGGTCAGCGGGCACTACGGTGGGTACGCCCTGCGCCGAAAATGCAGAACAGATCGATAGCGCCAGCAAGTAGGCACTGTTACCCCACAGGTAATACCGGTGACCAAGCTCTGGACTCAGCTCTTCGAATGCAAAGGTCTCCGTACGGGAAGCGTCGGCACCAAACGGCATACGTAGCAAAAAGCGCGGTGCGGCCAGCGCCACATGCTCACAGGCAGGATAGGCCCGCAGTGCCCGCCAACCCTCGGAAAATGCTTCCGACAGAGGGTAACACCAGTCATCGGGATCCATGGATCCGGCCATACTCGGGCAGCCTGCCAGCCGGCAATCTCCGCCGAGTATCAGCGTACTTCCCGCGGCCTCGGCAATGGTTGCCAGGTCGATCAGCATGTGCAGATCGCGCTCTTCGTCAGAAACGAAATAATCCCCCAGAATCAGGTCGTAGGGCTTGCTTCCGGCGGTGGTGTAGCGCTCGACGAGACACTTGAACAGGCCTGAGCACTCGAGATCGTCCTCGGCTTGGGCAAAGTCCGCGAGCACTTCTTCCTTGCTGATATCGAGCAGGTGAATTTCCAGCCCCGGATGATCCTCCAACCGCCGCAGCAACATATGCAGGCTGCGCCAGCTGGCTTCCAGTTGGCGAAAATCACTGTGATGCATGATTTTGCGCATGGCCTCCGAGGCGGCCTCTGTCACCGCATCCAGGTACGCCGCCTGATTGGCATCGGGCTTTTTCTGCAGGTAGGGCGCTACAATATCTTTGATCAACAGGTCGATCTGCCCTGTCGCCGAGCTGCGCGTATGCTCCTGATACAGGGACTGGTAGTGCTCTCCGGAAAGTATCCGGTCGAGCATGGATTGCGCACCATCGGCACCATCCATTCGGGGCGCTGTGGGCGCAGTGATATCAGAAGGTAATAACTCGGGTCGCCATTGACGAATTTCCTCCGCTGCGTCGGCGAAACCATTGCTACTCAACAGCTGCTTCTCCAGCTCAATAAATTTCTTGAACAGGGGTACCCGTTGATAGAGGTAATCCGGATGAAGGTCATCAAACTCCAGCAGCTGCAACGGTTCATCCATTCCCGGGATATTCAGCCGAATCTGAAGCCGCTCAAACAGTTGCTCAAAGTTGTCCTTACCCAGACGATAAGCCTGCCGCTGTGCCAGAGTCTCTGGTTCACACAATGCGCGACTGGCTCGGCCACTGAAATCACCGACAATTGCCACCCGGAAATTGGCACCATGGTACCGAGTGTCGCTCCCTCCGGATTCTTCCCCGGCAGAAAATATGGCAGCGCCAGTCTGCATGCTCGCTCGACTCATAATCCCGTCTCCAGGGTGGTGGTATTGTTATCCGGTGCGCGCTCCTCGGAAGCATCACAGAGGGTTTTGACCGCTTGATGACCGGCGGGCAACTTGTCCTCTTTACTGGTCGAGGCTTTGGTCGCAGTTTTTTTGGTCGCGGATTTACGTGGACGTCCACGTTTTAACGGCCGCACTCGCTGATTGGAAATCTGTTCGATTTTGTCCTTAAACACATCCCCGCCCAGAATCTGTCCGAGCTTGATGGTTTCGGCGATATATTCAAGCAGACGCCGGTCAAAGCGATAGCGGAAGAGCTCTCGATAGGCATCCGCGCGAGCCGCAGCACTATCACCCAACGCCATATACAGACGATGATCCTTGATCACCGTGCTGGCCTCGAGATTTGCGTGATGGCGGAAACTGGACCAGGCGTAGTCACTCATGGAGTCTGCCAACCCGAGGTAGATCGGTCGCGACTCGACATAGCGATAGCAGGTCAGCAGATATGCATCCGAATCGATTAGGCTGGACTTGTAGCGGCCGGCCCACAAGGTGCCGGAGCGACGGTACCGGTGATTGACGAACTGAACGTAGCGACGCCCCAGGGACTGCATCATCGATGGAATGCCATCCGGCACTTTTGGCGTCGCAATGATCTGAATCATATTGGGCAGTAACACATACGCGTGCACATCCACCCGATACTGATCCGCCGCATTGCGCAGGCTGTCCAGATAAAACTGGTAGTCTTCCTCATCAAAAAAGCACGGCAGGTTATTGTGCCCTACCTGCACAATATGCTGCGGAATGTCGATCAGATTAAGTCTCGGAAGACGGGGCATCGTGCCAAAAAATCCTTTTTAATTTGCACAGCCGTACCAACTGCGCACCCACTAAGCGGAAGGGGTTGGCATTATGGCAAATGATTGAAAAAAAATTCAAACCTGATGCACAAGCACGTTAACATTGCCCCGCTAAAACGGAGGAAAGTCATGGAGAGGAAACCGCTGCATGGGTTTCAGTTCCGCTACTTTCAGGAATTTGTCATGGAGCTGCGACTGACATGGAGCCCATCAGGCTGGCAGTCAACGGACGCACCGATATCGGACAGGTGCGGGAAGAAAATGAAGACAGCATCCGCTGTCACAGCAACCCGGACCACCCCTTCGCCTACGTGGTGGTCGCCGATGGTATGGGCGGCTACAGCGGTGGAGCTACGGCAAGTCGCATCGCCGCTGACACCCTGGAGAAGCAGTTTGACGCCCTGCTGAGCTCCACATATCTCGCCTGTTCTCCGGCACAACAGCAATTGATGTTACGTGCTGCGCTGGTGGAAGGTATCGGCATGGCAAATCGGGAAATTCTGCAGACCAAGCAGAGCCGCCCGCAATTTTCACAAATGGGTACCACGTTGGTGGCCGCCGCCATCTGGCAGGATTTTTTGATCGTTGCGCATATCGGCGACTCTCGCGCCTACCTCTGGAACAACTACGGCCTGCAACGATTGACCAAAGATCACAGCGTGGTTCAGGAAATGATTGATGCCGGTCAACTAACCCCCGAACAGGCACAATCGTCCCAAGTAAGAAACCATATCACCCGGGCGCTGGGTATTTCAGAACCGGTGGAAGCGACCGTTAACAGCTGGACACTGAAAGAAAGTGCATTGCTCCTGCTGTGCAGTGATGGACTGACAGAATACCTTGACGACCATACCATCGAGCGGGTTCTTGCCACTTATCGACCGGCACTGGAAAGTGTGTACCATTTTATCGAAGATGCGAATCAGTGCGGCGGTCGCGATAATATCAGCGCCGGAATCATCGAGTTCTGCCATCGCACCGATGCGGTCGTGGAATTCTCGGGTGACCCGATCACCCTGCAGCCCAAAGCGGAAGACGATATCACCGTGCGCAAGGCACAGCGTTAGCGCGGTGCAGGTACCCGCTGTAATTATTTCCTGGCAAACCTATTCCGAGTAAGCGACATGACACCGGATCGTCTGGTCGAATTTGTTCCCTCTGTTCTCGCGCGCTTGCAGCCGCACACCATGCCACCGACTTCATCAGATGCGATCGCCATCTGCAAGTGGTATGAGTCCTGGGTGCGCGCAGACGACGATATCGCGCTCTCGCCACGGCTGGGCCAACAAAGCGCTCGATTCCCGGAGGATTTCTGGCCCGCGCCACCCTCGATCAATGTCAACCGTTACAATATCGTGAACGCGAGGCGCACCGCACAGCTCATTATTCCGACTTCGGTGCCGGTGCGCTTCTGCAACTACCCGGGCCATAATCGCGCCGGCGATTTTTTACCAGCACTCTCCCAATGCCAGCGGGTGGCGGATCATGTGATCGCCAGTAACGGCGAGCTGGCTTTTGTCCGAACGGACTTCGTACTCTGCGGCCCCTTTTCTTTTCAATGGCAACGTTTTTATCGGCAGTCGCTGCTCAGGGATGAGGACGAACACAGCGAGTGCGGCCTCGGTCCTGGTTGGCGCCACAGCCTGAGTGAATGCCTGCAGCTTCCAGACCCTCAGGGCGGCTCGGAGCAAAAAGTTCTGCTACACACCGCAGAGGGTCGGGTGATTGCGTTTGACCTTCCCGCTATCGGCCACGGTTGTTTCAATCGGAGTGAACGCCTTTTCCTGCTGCGCCAGAGCCTGCACAGTTTTCGCCTGTCCACTTTTGACACACCCGACAAAGTATTTCGTGCGGATGGCACTGGCTCCGTGGTGCCGCTTAGCGAAATGCGCGATGCGAGTGGCAACACCCTGAGCGTGGACTATCGCAATGGCAAGCCGGTAAAAATCGTGACGTCCTGGGGGCGCACACTGGAGTTTGAATACCAGCACGACCGGTTACTGCGCATAGTCAACACGCAAGATAGCGGTACGGCTCTGTGTGATTACCAGTTTGACGATGCGGGCACTCTGCGGGAAAGCCACAGTTCCGGTCAGCAGGAAAGTTATGCCGTCAACGAAGGCGTCCTCGCCAGCATTACCAGCCTGACCCTCGGCCATCTTGTTTTGCACTACGATCGGCTGCAGCGCGTCGATACGATTCACGTGCTCGAAGACCCGCAACCGGGCGCGGCGCCGAAACCCGAGTCGCAACCCCAGCCAACGGCTTCCGCGATGTATTACCGACTGCGCTGGAAAACCGGCAAGCACAATGGCAGGTTACGCTGCACCTTAACTACACCGGATCAACAGGACCTGCACTGGTGTTTCGATGGCCGCGGTGATCTGATAGAAATTCGCCAGGGCGCACGCCTGTCGAGCCGGCGCTATGATCATTATCGCAATCTGTGCCGCCAGGTCGACCATCAGGGAGGCGACACCCTGTTTCGACACGATCGCTTCGGTCGCCTGCTACGCCGCACCTGCGGCGCAACACACCACCGCTATCTCTATGACGAAAACGGCCGACTTGTTGCTGCCGGTGCGGTTTTAACCGGGTCAACCCCATCGCCGGCGGACTCAGAGCAAAGTCGCAGCGACGTGCAGCGCTGGCACTACCGCTATCGGGAAGATACCCCCTACCCCGCAGAAATCATCGACCAGGCCGGGCACTGCTGGCAATGCGAGCACGATGAGCACGGTCAGCTTCGTCGGCTAATCGACCCCGAGGGCGGAGGCCTATCCCTGGATTGGGACGCCCACTGTCAGCTTGTGCGGCTGAGCCATGGCGACGCGGTTTATCGCTGGGAGTACGACGCGGCAGGCCGGGTCACTGCCCGTACTGGCACGGGACTCGCACCCAGACAGTGGCAATACCGGCAGGACGGCACTCTTACAGAAGTGTCCATCGGCTCTCAGTCTTTTGTACTCAATCGCGATGAGTACCATCGTGTCTGTGCAATAAAGATCGACGGCGAACCCGCCCTGCAATGGCAATACGATGGCTATAGCCGGGTGCGGGTGCTGCAGGATCACGCCGGCTATCAACAGCGCCTGGACTACACCCCGCGGGGACAACTGTCGGCTCTGCAGGTGAAGACCCACTCATCGGTACACAACCACTACTACTGGCGCTACAACGATTTCGGGCAACCGTCGGTTTTCGGCGGTGGCGAGACCTTGCGGCGCGAATGGCTGTACGCCCCCTGCGGGCGCCTTGCGGAATTTCATGACAGTGACAGCCATTGGTACTTTCATTACAACGATGCAGGCGAGCTGGCACAGATTCGCAACAACAGCGGACAGCTGTGCAGCTTCCACTTCGATGCCCATGGTCGACTGGTGCAGGCAGCCAATGAGCATTGCAACCTGCGCTACCACTACGACCTGCGCGGCCGTTTGATTGCGGAACACCAGGACCTTAGCAGTGACACTGGCGACAGCAACGCCGCTGGCCGGCAAAGCCTGAGCATCAACCACAGTTACGACAAGCGCGGATGGCTGAAACGCTCCGGATCCGACCAGCTGAATATCGCCTACACATTTTCCGCCGCCGGCGACCTGTATGGTATCGATGCCAACGGCGCCATGGTGCTACGCATTGATACCCAGCAGCAGGACGGCGCGGTAAACGGAAGAACACTGTCCCTGGGCAACCATCAGATACAGTACCGCTATCGAGATGGTGTGCTGGCAAGCATCGGCAAAGACAAGGCGGTACTCTGGGAAATTGACGGCGCAGAGTGTCCGTCCACGATACCAGGGCCACAGTATCTTGCCGTGGCAAATGGTCACTGGGATGCCCGCGGCAACCTGATATCCGAGAGCCGCGGTGCGGACCAGGGTTCAGCCCACTACCACTATCAATACGATGGCTGGGGACTGCTCCACTGCGTGGAGTGCGGCGACTTCAAGACATGGCTGCGCTACGACCCGTTTGGTCGCCGCCTGAGCAAGTCCAGCA includes these proteins:
- a CDS encoding transposase, whose product is MPRLPRLNLIDIPQHIVQVGHNNLPCFFDEEDYQFYLDSLRNAADQYRVDVHAYVLLPNMIQIIATPKVPDGIPSMMQSLGRRYVQFVNHRYRRSGTLWAGRYKSSLIDSDAYLLTCYRYVESRPIYLGLADSMSDYAWSSFRHHANLEASTVIKDHRLYMALGDSAAARADAYRELFRYRFDRRLLEYIAETIKLGQILGGDVFKDKIEQISNQRVRPLKRGRPRKSATKKTATKASTSKEDKLPAGHQAVKTLCDASEERAPDNNTTTLETGL
- a CDS encoding Stp1/IreP family PP2C-type Ser/Thr phosphatase, which codes for MEPIRLAVNGRTDIGQVREENEDSIRCHSNPDHPFAYVVVADGMGGYSGGATASRIAADTLEKQFDALLSSTYLACSPAQQQLMLRAALVEGIGMANREILQTKQSRPQFSQMGTTLVAAAIWQDFLIVAHIGDSRAYLWNNYGLQRLTKDHSVVQEMIDAGQLTPEQAQSSQVRNHITRALGISEPVEATVNSWTLKESALLLLCSDGLTEYLDDHTIERVLATYRPALESVYHFIEDANQCGGRDNISAGIIEFCHRTDAVVEFSGDPITLQPKAEDDITVRKAQR
- a CDS encoding type VI secretion system contractile sheath domain-containing protein, with the translated sequence MSRASMQTGAAIFSAGEESGGSDTRYHGANFRVAIVGDFSGRASRALCEPETLAQRQAYRLGKDNFEQLFERLQIRLNIPGMDEPLQLLEFDDLHPDYLYQRVPLFKKFIELEKQLLSSNGFADAAEEIRQWRPELLPSDITAPTAPRMDGADGAQSMLDRILSGEHYQSLYQEHTRSSATGQIDLLIKDIVAPYLQKKPDANQAAYLDAVTEAASEAMRKIMHHSDFRQLEASWRSLHMLLRRLEDHPGLEIHLLDISKEEVLADFAQAEDDLECSGLFKCLVERYTTAGSKPYDLILGDYFVSDEERDLHMLIDLATIAEAAGSTLILGGDCRLAGCPSMAGSMDPDDWCYPLSEAFSEGWRALRAYPACEHVALAAPRFLLRMPFGADASRTETFAFEELSPELGHRYYLWGNSAYLLALSICSAFSAQGVPTVVPADQYTGLPVHLRKLPHGEWLTPCAEAWMTDRAAARFNAAGLSALRSVQGRDEIVLPRLQSLAGTTLRGAWQ
- a CDS encoding DUF6531 domain-containing protein, whose product is MTPDRLVEFVPSVLARLQPHTMPPTSSDAIAICKWYESWVRADDDIALSPRLGQQSARFPEDFWPAPPSINVNRYNIVNARRTAQLIIPTSVPVRFCNYPGHNRAGDFLPALSQCQRVADHVIASNGELAFVRTDFVLCGPFSFQWQRFYRQSLLRDEDEHSECGLGPGWRHSLSECLQLPDPQGGSEQKVLLHTAEGRVIAFDLPAIGHGCFNRSERLFLLRQSLHSFRLSTFDTPDKVFRADGTGSVVPLSEMRDASGNTLSVDYRNGKPVKIVTSWGRTLEFEYQHDRLLRIVNTQDSGTALCDYQFDDAGTLRESHSSGQQESYAVNEGVLASITSLTLGHLVLHYDRLQRVDTIHVLEDPQPGAAPKPESQPQPTASAMYYRLRWKTGKHNGRLRCTLTTPDQQDLHWCFDGRGDLIEIRQGARLSSRRYDHYRNLCRQVDHQGGDTLFRHDRFGRLLRRTCGATHHRYLYDENGRLVAAGAVLTGSTPSPADSEQSRSDVQRWHYRYREDTPYPAEIIDQAGHCWQCEHDEHGQLRRLIDPEGGGLSLDWDAHCQLVRLSHGDAVYRWEYDAAGRVTARTGTGLAPRQWQYRQDGTLTEVSIGSQSFVLNRDEYHRVCAIKIDGEPALQWQYDGYSRVRVLQDHAGYQQRLDYTPRGQLSALQVKTHSSVHNHYYWRYNDFGQPSVFGGGETLRREWLYAPCGRLAEFHDSDSHWYFHYNDAGELAQIRNNSGQLCSFHFDAHGRLVQAANEHCNLRYHYDLRGRLIAEHQDLSSDTGDSNAAGRQSLSINHSYDKRGWLKRSGSDQLNIAYTFSAAGDLYGIDANGAMVLRIDTQQQDGAVNGRTLSLGNHQIQYRYRDGVLASIGKDKAVLWEIDGAECPSTIPGPQYLAVANGHWDARGNLISESRGADQGSAHYHYQYDGWGLLHCVECGDFKTWLRYDPFGRRLSKSSTHRRSRRQRRVASHWCTTGLWNESHQLGDRVRSTHYLHHPGDGIAVARLSLDAEASASPQSDSIPLAQREFFISDQRGHLIALLGEEDTESTDHPVLWTFDKSSPGWCPGSYQGNRGILDVETRLLYRNGHYFHGDTMASHGDPLSRPLDVGYQQPPDAGRGESEAGTEQLAPDNSGASSPTEVTASALFNN
- the tagH gene encoding type VI secretion system-associated FHA domain protein TagH, translated to MVNQRASLNVMDLLLSVVADPEGANMLKHTKLFTREGGSFGRADSNDWVLPDPQRVVSSRHGEIQFADNRYFLVDQSTNGTYHNQSADPLGKGKRIPLADGDVISLGDYQLKVSVRQPKADSNLPKGLGDADFLDNADRTTFSPAAAAKMQSNKEAEELDSWLEPGTSAQNNQSGEWGYLAGGGTDAPASGLAGDGFDSLLGQSTPTDPLQVLNRSNSGAPDGLVSGISNSGFDPLSDFAAAPSPAPASQWGDDDAWWKDGSEQDHAPAHNHAMQFRAQQQPVEAPQPPPSQERQPPQPVPQPVSESAPQAPMPPAQPPVDNPFAESFSEVAGDQVSGAPGFGGLDAAPVPDAPAEPQHAPPTFPGLEVAGATPVPPTHGFAQASQQFSQPAVAPATPPAGETLAPPAPQVQSTPSTTASSMAQQLGLQLQGEQLAQLDTQAAAIVEESVARLIDLLRARTSIKNELRVQRTMIQTEANNPLKFSATAKDALGAMFAGTGAFMTPVEAVRDSFDDLSDHQVAVLSGMRAGYEAMLKYFSPENIERRGGKQSGVFSSKSARNWENYVDAYRQLVGDPENCYRRLFGEEFATTYESQLSELKNARNLNK
- the tssJ gene encoding type VI secretion system lipoprotein TssJ, yielding MKAQKIVHFLLVVLLAIAVSACQTTRRTLNFDTSVALNLDVQSDVNPDSDGRASPVVVRVFMLADDRQFSREEFLNLYENAESRLGKDLIDTVILKEFAPGEQRIEELPLTPDVKYVGLLAEFVQYQRADALMLLPITDHRKNDYAITLAGTRIASTEALNMRQRAAANGADKDKTVTISSAEYEKLRKLQQSGKR